In the genome of Drosophila pseudoobscura strain MV-25-SWS-2005 chromosome 3, UCI_Dpse_MV25, whole genome shotgun sequence, one region contains:
- the Rcd1 gene encoding uncharacterized protein Rcd1 isoform X3: MMKQTVNKSGNNKPKKQLQPAPSSIITYSPSKFLTKVGCSDYIVTEHTHTHTHTTTATGAAKTNKSSAVGTPAYYVVSAGSLGSAASMSGAITMSSPPKAPAATSAGIRSPTQPIHISPGPLIMTASPSTPTESSSTISAHSESSFCDKMEHSYMRDTSRAELSNGLAPVRHILVNHPPQCTSCHTYPQQDLESDQTHAPPYDEISAKEMMNECARISKYVKNTNSDDQDWVARLNKSTWSPIQTTLFERVCSILDQDQLARLANDKRQHEVVHRRVSVDKSASRMRRALGSVAWDQRITQWLHTLLMQSLPPSYMASYLDMMQTLKTKLPTLMDKLLFSRPLSNNQELLAPVMKKRWEPTILPKNRQLSHNAIMVVLPNMPSSSSVPERMHKWYRSLATICQVVQITMPNTNDRIANHNLDQVAEVIVCLTRVRINELRTENPNRGIILVGFNAGASLALQVALSESLACVVCMGFAYNTLRGPRGSPDDRILDIKTPILFVIGQNSARSSQEEMESLRERMQSESSLVVVGSADDVLRVPKSKRRIEGVTQSMVDAMVVDEIYEFVNRTLMDPPGPRVPMALHNQSTQRGQNRLHQQHALGFEKGGAQQNRKRKGEVGLDESGMPNTKSKFVPHILPPPVGRPRTRPLPNAATPAGSGIQNNNNNNSNNSSKRALSVDTLNQSIEFLLDDSMDSDDTASASGGSVAGVGVSAGVAAGAGIPKVTTSVAGAFDMAYKSQPTTVNLAAGTKIKMIPSSQFVQIKSLTPQNKLINYTVNKPSTTGTIGSIVKALGGPASGGQQYFTLKTSTGQTTKFVATPSPAGAAGATPPQQKYTVFKNASGMTMLQLNKNQLTGVDMSSIIDMPIVFADNEGNIPEGEKDPKIVPATPGRNPSSKSPIIISQKIIKEANVSKTMPSSSTPVTSKVGNNIVLNKGIQQLFTTSPGGTTTPIVGQNKVVYLNRNQMKPISNIVTTGQRVPVRILSSTPKSATPSGSTGSPLLLDTSSGSLVSSVKASPMPSGTLRHTGIISVGNKTYPQFQMVNSGSLGTQPKVTTVGADGKMSIGNVSIKSGTGIRQVPVLMMANRAAGSSPASTTPGGAAVRRVVNIASVSKLSSGQASADSKVVKLQPPTKQNQN; the protein is encoded by the exons ATGATGAAGCAAACAGTAAACaaaagcggcaacaacaaaccGAAGAAGCAGCTCCAGCCGGCTCCATCGTCGATTATAACATACAGTCCCAGCAAATTCTTGACTAAGGTCGGATGTTCGGACTACATCGTCACAgagcacacccacacacacacacacacaacgacagcgacgggagcagcgaaaacaaataaatcgTCGGCGGTCGGAACACCCGCGTATTATGTGGTCAGCGCTGGGTCCTTGGGCAGTGCTGCCTCGATGTCAGGGGCAATCACAATGAGTTCGCCGCCCAAGGCCCCCGCAGCAACATCCGCTGGCATAAGATCCCCCACACAACCGATTCACATCAGCCCCGGACCACTGATAATGACAGCGTCGCCCTCAACGCCAACAGAAAGT TCCAGCACCATCTCGGCCCACAGTGAATCTTCGTTTTGCGATAAAATGGAGCACAGTTACATGCGCGATACGTCACGTGCCGAGTTGTCCAATGGCCTGGCACCGGTTCGCCACATCCTGGTTAACCATCCtccgcaatgcaccagctgccACACATATCCGCAGCAGGACCTGGAGTCAGACCAGACCCATGCGCCACCCTACGACGAGATATCCGCCAAGGAGATGATGAACGAGTGTGCCAGGATTTCCAAGTATGTGAAGAACACCAATTCCGATGATCAGGACTGGGTGGCACGACTAAATAA aTCTACCTGGAGCCCTATCCAAACGACGCTGTTCGAGAGGGTATGCAGCATACTCGACCAGGACCAGTTGGCGCGTCTGGCCAACGACAAGCGCCAGCACGAGGTTGTCCATCGTCGTGTGAGCGTGGACAAGTCCGCATCGCGAATGCGTCGGGCTTTGGGCAGCGTTGCCTGGGATCAGCGCATCACTCAATGGCTACACACACTGCTCATGCAGTCACTGCCGCCCTCGTACATGGCCTCCTATCTGGACATGATGCAAACACTGAAAACTAAGCTGCCGACCCTGATGGACAAGCTGCTGTTCAGTCGGCCGCTCAGCAATAACCAGGAGCTGCTCGCCCCCGTCATGAAGAAGCGATGGGAGCCAACTATTCTGCCCAAGAATCGTCAATTGTCGCACAATGCCATCATGGTGGTGCTGCCAAAtatgcccagcagcagcagtgtgcCTGAGCGCATGCACAAATGGTATCGCTCGCTGGCTACCATCTGCCAGGTTGTCCAGATTACCATGCCCAATACGA ACGATCGGATTGCCAATCACAATCTGGATCAGGTGGCCGAAGTCATTGTGTGCCTCACACGTGTCCGCATAAACGAGCTGCGCACCGAGAATCCCAATCGTGGCATCATTCTTGTGGGCTTCAATGCCGGCGCATCCCTGGCCCTTCAGGTGGCCCTCTCGGAGAGCCTGGCGTGTGTCGTTTGCATGGGCTTCGCCTACAACACATTACGTGGTCCTCGTGGCTCTCCCGATGACCGCATCCTGGACATCAAGACGCCCATTCTGTTTgtgattggccagaattcggCACGGAGCAGCCAGGAGGAAATGGAGTCGCTGCGCGAGCGTATGCAATCGGAGTCCTCGCTGGTGGTCGTCGGCAGTGCGGACGATGTCCTGCGTGTGCCCAAGAGCAAGAGACGCATCGAGGGCGTCACCCAGTCGATGGTGGATGCCATGGTGGTG GACGAAATCTATGAGTTTGTGAACAGAACGCTGATGGATCCCCCGGGTCCGCGTGTACCCATGGCCCTGCACAACCAAAGCACACAGCGCGGCCAGAACAGGCTGCATCAGCAGCACGCCCTGGGCTTCGAGAAGGGAGGAGCCCAGCAGAATCGCAAGCGCAAAGGGGAGGTTGGATTGGACGAGAGCGGAATGCCGAACACCAAAAGCAAGTTTGTGCCGCACA TTTTACCCCCCCCAGTTGGAAGACCTCGTACACGCCCACTGCCGAATGCAGCCACTCCAGCTGGTTCTGGCAttcaaaacaacaacaacaacaacagcaacaacagcagcaaacgTGCTCTCAGCGTAGACACATTAAATCAATCCATTGAATTCCTACTAGATGATAGCATGGACAGCGATGAtactgcatctgcatctggtGGATCTGTGGCAGGAGTGGGAGTATCTGCTGGAGTGGCTGCTGGCGCAGGCATCCCCAAGGTGACCACGTCCGTGGCAGGGGCATTTGATATGGCCTACAAATCGCAACCGACGACGGTTAACCTGGCAGCTGGCACCAAAATCAAGATGATACCCTCCAGCCAATTTGTGCAGATCAAATCCCTGACGCCGCAAAATAAACTGATCAATTATACGGTGAACAAGCCCTCCACAACGGGCACCATTGGCAGCATTGTGAAGGCTCTAGGGGGCCCTGCCTCGGGCGGGCAACAGTACTTCACTCTCAAGACGTCGACGGGACAGACAACGAAATTTGTGGCCACCCCCTcgccagcaggagcagcaggagcgacCCCGCCGCAACAAAAGTATACGGTGTTCAAGAATGCCAGCGGCATGACCATGCTGCAGTTGAACAAGAATCAGTTAACCGGTGTGGACATGTCGAGCATCATTGATATGCCAATTGTGTTTGCCGACAATGAGGGGAACATACCCGAGGGGGAGAAGGATCCGAAGATAG TGCCAGCCACACCCGGTCGCAATCCCAGCAGCAAGAGTCCAATCATCATCAGTCAGAAGATCATAAAGGAGGCCAATGTCTCCAAGACAATGCCGTCAAGCAGCACACCCGTCACCAGCAAGGTAGGCAACAATATCGTCCTCAACAAGGGAATCCAGCAGCTGTTCACCACCTCGCCGGGCGGAACCACCACCCCAattgttggccaaaacaagGTGGTCTATCTCAATCGGAATCAGATGAAGCCAATAAGCAATATAGTGACAACTGGCCAACGCGTGCCCGTACGTATTCTCAGCAGCACTCCGAAGAGTGCCACACCCAGCGGCAGCACAGGCAGTCCGCTTCTGTTGGACACCTCCTCGGGATCCCTAGTGTCCAGTGTCAAGGCGTCGCCCATGCCCTCGGGCACACTCCGCCACACGGGCATCATTAGCGTAGGCAACAAGACGTATCCACAGTTCCAGATGGTCAACAGTGGCAGCCTAGGGACGCAGCCCAAGGTCACAACAGTGGGCGCAGACGGCAAGATGTCAATTGGGAATGTGAGCATCAAGTCTGGCACAGGCATCAGGCAGGTCCCCGTTCTGATGATGGCGAACCGTGCGGCCGGATCGTCCCCAGCATCCACTACTCCTGGCGGCGCTGCCGTCCGCCGGGTCGTCAACATAGCCTCTGTCTCCAAGCTGAGTTCTGGCCAGGCCTCCGCCGATTCGAAGGTCGTCAAGCTGCAGCCACCTACAAAGCAGAATCAGAATTAA
- the Rcd1 gene encoding uncharacterized protein Rcd1 isoform X2: protein MMKQTVNKSGNNKPKKQLQPAPSSIITYSPSKFLTKVGCSDYIVTEHTHTHTHTTTATGAAKTNKSSAVGTPAYYVVSAGSLGSAASMSGAITMSSPPKAPAATSAGIRSPTQPIHISPGPLIMTASPSTPTESSSTISAHSESSFCDKMEHSYMRDTSRAELSNGLAPVRHILVNHPPQCTSCHTYPQQDLESDQTHAPPYDEISAKEMMNECARISKYVKNTNSDDQDWVARLNKSTWSPIQTTLFERVCSILDQDQLARLANDKRQHEVVHRRVSVDKSASRMRRALGSVAWDQRITQWLHTLLMQSLPPSYMASYLDMMQTLKTKLPTLMDKLLFSRPLSNNQELLAPVMKKRWEPTILPKNRQLSHNAIMVVLPNMPSSSSVPERMHKWYRSLATICQVVQITMPNTNDRIANHNLDQVAEVIVCLTRVRINELRTENPNRGIILVGFNAGASLALQVALSESLACVVCMGFAYNTLRGPRGSPDDRILDIKTPILFVIGQNSARSSQEEMESLRERMQSESSLVVVGSADDVLRVPKSKRRIEGVTQSMVDAMVVDEIYEFVNRTLMDPPGPRVPMALHNQSTQRGQNRLHQQHALGFEKGGAQQNRKRKGEVGLDESGMPNTKSKFVPHIRRPKAPRLVDPFAPKRKVGRPRTRPLPNAATPAGSGIQNNNNNNSNNSSKRALSVDTLNQSIEFLLDDSMDSDDTASASGGSVAGVGVSAGVAAGAGIPKVTTSVAGAFDMAYKSQPTTVNLAAGTKIKMIPSSQFVQIKSLTPQNKLINYTVNKPSTTGTIGSIVKALGGPASGGQQYFTLKTSTGQTTKFVATPSPAGAAGATPPQQKYTVFKNASGMTMLQLNKNQLTGVDMSSIIDMPIVFADNEGNIPEGEKDPKIVPATPGRNPSSKSPIIISQKIIKEANVSKTMPSSSTPVTSKVGNNIVLNKGIQQLFTTSPGGTTTPIVGQNKVVYLNRNQMKPISNIVTTGQRVPVRILSSTPKSATPSGSTGSPLLLDTSSGSLVSSVKASPMPSGTLRHTGIISVGNKTYPQFQMVNSGSLGTQPKVTTVGADGKMSIGNVSIKSGTGIRQVPVLMMANRAAGSSPASTTPGGAAVRRVVNIASVSKLSSGQASADSKVVKLQPPTKQNQN, encoded by the exons ATGATGAAGCAAACAGTAAACaaaagcggcaacaacaaaccGAAGAAGCAGCTCCAGCCGGCTCCATCGTCGATTATAACATACAGTCCCAGCAAATTCTTGACTAAGGTCGGATGTTCGGACTACATCGTCACAgagcacacccacacacacacacacacaacgacagcgacgggagcagcgaaaacaaataaatcgTCGGCGGTCGGAACACCCGCGTATTATGTGGTCAGCGCTGGGTCCTTGGGCAGTGCTGCCTCGATGTCAGGGGCAATCACAATGAGTTCGCCGCCCAAGGCCCCCGCAGCAACATCCGCTGGCATAAGATCCCCCACACAACCGATTCACATCAGCCCCGGACCACTGATAATGACAGCGTCGCCCTCAACGCCAACAGAAAGT TCCAGCACCATCTCGGCCCACAGTGAATCTTCGTTTTGCGATAAAATGGAGCACAGTTACATGCGCGATACGTCACGTGCCGAGTTGTCCAATGGCCTGGCACCGGTTCGCCACATCCTGGTTAACCATCCtccgcaatgcaccagctgccACACATATCCGCAGCAGGACCTGGAGTCAGACCAGACCCATGCGCCACCCTACGACGAGATATCCGCCAAGGAGATGATGAACGAGTGTGCCAGGATTTCCAAGTATGTGAAGAACACCAATTCCGATGATCAGGACTGGGTGGCACGACTAAATAA aTCTACCTGGAGCCCTATCCAAACGACGCTGTTCGAGAGGGTATGCAGCATACTCGACCAGGACCAGTTGGCGCGTCTGGCCAACGACAAGCGCCAGCACGAGGTTGTCCATCGTCGTGTGAGCGTGGACAAGTCCGCATCGCGAATGCGTCGGGCTTTGGGCAGCGTTGCCTGGGATCAGCGCATCACTCAATGGCTACACACACTGCTCATGCAGTCACTGCCGCCCTCGTACATGGCCTCCTATCTGGACATGATGCAAACACTGAAAACTAAGCTGCCGACCCTGATGGACAAGCTGCTGTTCAGTCGGCCGCTCAGCAATAACCAGGAGCTGCTCGCCCCCGTCATGAAGAAGCGATGGGAGCCAACTATTCTGCCCAAGAATCGTCAATTGTCGCACAATGCCATCATGGTGGTGCTGCCAAAtatgcccagcagcagcagtgtgcCTGAGCGCATGCACAAATGGTATCGCTCGCTGGCTACCATCTGCCAGGTTGTCCAGATTACCATGCCCAATACGA ACGATCGGATTGCCAATCACAATCTGGATCAGGTGGCCGAAGTCATTGTGTGCCTCACACGTGTCCGCATAAACGAGCTGCGCACCGAGAATCCCAATCGTGGCATCATTCTTGTGGGCTTCAATGCCGGCGCATCCCTGGCCCTTCAGGTGGCCCTCTCGGAGAGCCTGGCGTGTGTCGTTTGCATGGGCTTCGCCTACAACACATTACGTGGTCCTCGTGGCTCTCCCGATGACCGCATCCTGGACATCAAGACGCCCATTCTGTTTgtgattggccagaattcggCACGGAGCAGCCAGGAGGAAATGGAGTCGCTGCGCGAGCGTATGCAATCGGAGTCCTCGCTGGTGGTCGTCGGCAGTGCGGACGATGTCCTGCGTGTGCCCAAGAGCAAGAGACGCATCGAGGGCGTCACCCAGTCGATGGTGGATGCCATGGTGGTG GACGAAATCTATGAGTTTGTGAACAGAACGCTGATGGATCCCCCGGGTCCGCGTGTACCCATGGCCCTGCACAACCAAAGCACACAGCGCGGCCAGAACAGGCTGCATCAGCAGCACGCCCTGGGCTTCGAGAAGGGAGGAGCCCAGCAGAATCGCAAGCGCAAAGGGGAGGTTGGATTGGACGAGAGCGGAATGCCGAACACCAAAAGCAAGTTTGTGCCGCACA TCCGCAGGCCGAAGGCACCGCGCCTCGTTGATCCATTTGCTCCCAAGCGAAAGG TTGGAAGACCTCGTACACGCCCACTGCCGAATGCAGCCACTCCAGCTGGTTCTGGCAttcaaaacaacaacaacaacaacagcaacaacagcagcaaacgTGCTCTCAGCGTAGACACATTAAATCAATCCATTGAATTCCTACTAGATGATAGCATGGACAGCGATGAtactgcatctgcatctggtGGATCTGTGGCAGGAGTGGGAGTATCTGCTGGAGTGGCTGCTGGCGCAGGCATCCCCAAGGTGACCACGTCCGTGGCAGGGGCATTTGATATGGCCTACAAATCGCAACCGACGACGGTTAACCTGGCAGCTGGCACCAAAATCAAGATGATACCCTCCAGCCAATTTGTGCAGATCAAATCCCTGACGCCGCAAAATAAACTGATCAATTATACGGTGAACAAGCCCTCCACAACGGGCACCATTGGCAGCATTGTGAAGGCTCTAGGGGGCCCTGCCTCGGGCGGGCAACAGTACTTCACTCTCAAGACGTCGACGGGACAGACAACGAAATTTGTGGCCACCCCCTcgccagcaggagcagcaggagcgacCCCGCCGCAACAAAAGTATACGGTGTTCAAGAATGCCAGCGGCATGACCATGCTGCAGTTGAACAAGAATCAGTTAACCGGTGTGGACATGTCGAGCATCATTGATATGCCAATTGTGTTTGCCGACAATGAGGGGAACATACCCGAGGGGGAGAAGGATCCGAAGATAG TGCCAGCCACACCCGGTCGCAATCCCAGCAGCAAGAGTCCAATCATCATCAGTCAGAAGATCATAAAGGAGGCCAATGTCTCCAAGACAATGCCGTCAAGCAGCACACCCGTCACCAGCAAGGTAGGCAACAATATCGTCCTCAACAAGGGAATCCAGCAGCTGTTCACCACCTCGCCGGGCGGAACCACCACCCCAattgttggccaaaacaagGTGGTCTATCTCAATCGGAATCAGATGAAGCCAATAAGCAATATAGTGACAACTGGCCAACGCGTGCCCGTACGTATTCTCAGCAGCACTCCGAAGAGTGCCACACCCAGCGGCAGCACAGGCAGTCCGCTTCTGTTGGACACCTCCTCGGGATCCCTAGTGTCCAGTGTCAAGGCGTCGCCCATGCCCTCGGGCACACTCCGCCACACGGGCATCATTAGCGTAGGCAACAAGACGTATCCACAGTTCCAGATGGTCAACAGTGGCAGCCTAGGGACGCAGCCCAAGGTCACAACAGTGGGCGCAGACGGCAAGATGTCAATTGGGAATGTGAGCATCAAGTCTGGCACAGGCATCAGGCAGGTCCCCGTTCTGATGATGGCGAACCGTGCGGCCGGATCGTCCCCAGCATCCACTACTCCTGGCGGCGCTGCCGTCCGCCGGGTCGTCAACATAGCCTCTGTCTCCAAGCTGAGTTCTGGCCAGGCCTCCGCCGATTCGAAGGTCGTCAAGCTGCAGCCACCTACAAAGCAGAATCAGAATTAA
- the Rcd1 gene encoding uncharacterized protein Rcd1 isoform X1 — MMKQTVNKSGNNKPKKQLQPAPSSIITYSPSKFLTKVGCSDYIVTEHTHTHTHTTTATGAAKTNKSSAVGTPAYYVVSAGSLGSAASMSGAITMSSPPKAPAATSAGIRSPTQPIHISPGPLIMTASPSTPTESSSTISAHSESSFCDKMEHSYMRDTSRAELSNGLAPVRHILVNHPPQCTSCHTYPQQDLESDQTHAPPYDEISAKEMMNECARISKYVKNTNSDDQDWVARLNKSTWSPIQTTLFERVCSILDQDQLARLANDKRQHEVVHRRVSVDKSASRMRRALGSVAWDQRITQWLHTLLMQSLPPSYMASYLDMMQTLKTKLPTLMDKLLFSRPLSNNQELLAPVMKKRWEPTILPKNRQLSHNAIMVVLPNMPSSSSVPERMHKWYRSLATICQVVQITMPNTNDRIANHNLDQVAEVIVCLTRVRINELRTENPNRGIILVGFNAGASLALQVALSESLACVVCMGFAYNTLRGPRGSPDDRILDIKTPILFVIGQNSARSSQEEMESLRERMQSESSLVVVGSADDVLRVPKSKRRIEGVTQSMVDAMVVDEIYEFVNRTLMDPPGPRVPMALHNQSTQRGQNRLHQQHALGFEKGGAQQNRKRKGEVGLDESGMPNTKSKFVPHIRRPKAPRLVDPFAPKRKVLPPPVGRPRTRPLPNAATPAGSGIQNNNNNNSNNSSKRALSVDTLNQSIEFLLDDSMDSDDTASASGGSVAGVGVSAGVAAGAGIPKVTTSVAGAFDMAYKSQPTTVNLAAGTKIKMIPSSQFVQIKSLTPQNKLINYTVNKPSTTGTIGSIVKALGGPASGGQQYFTLKTSTGQTTKFVATPSPAGAAGATPPQQKYTVFKNASGMTMLQLNKNQLTGVDMSSIIDMPIVFADNEGNIPEGEKDPKIVPATPGRNPSSKSPIIISQKIIKEANVSKTMPSSSTPVTSKVGNNIVLNKGIQQLFTTSPGGTTTPIVGQNKVVYLNRNQMKPISNIVTTGQRVPVRILSSTPKSATPSGSTGSPLLLDTSSGSLVSSVKASPMPSGTLRHTGIISVGNKTYPQFQMVNSGSLGTQPKVTTVGADGKMSIGNVSIKSGTGIRQVPVLMMANRAAGSSPASTTPGGAAVRRVVNIASVSKLSSGQASADSKVVKLQPPTKQNQN, encoded by the exons ATGATGAAGCAAACAGTAAACaaaagcggcaacaacaaaccGAAGAAGCAGCTCCAGCCGGCTCCATCGTCGATTATAACATACAGTCCCAGCAAATTCTTGACTAAGGTCGGATGTTCGGACTACATCGTCACAgagcacacccacacacacacacacacaacgacagcgacgggagcagcgaaaacaaataaatcgTCGGCGGTCGGAACACCCGCGTATTATGTGGTCAGCGCTGGGTCCTTGGGCAGTGCTGCCTCGATGTCAGGGGCAATCACAATGAGTTCGCCGCCCAAGGCCCCCGCAGCAACATCCGCTGGCATAAGATCCCCCACACAACCGATTCACATCAGCCCCGGACCACTGATAATGACAGCGTCGCCCTCAACGCCAACAGAAAGT TCCAGCACCATCTCGGCCCACAGTGAATCTTCGTTTTGCGATAAAATGGAGCACAGTTACATGCGCGATACGTCACGTGCCGAGTTGTCCAATGGCCTGGCACCGGTTCGCCACATCCTGGTTAACCATCCtccgcaatgcaccagctgccACACATATCCGCAGCAGGACCTGGAGTCAGACCAGACCCATGCGCCACCCTACGACGAGATATCCGCCAAGGAGATGATGAACGAGTGTGCCAGGATTTCCAAGTATGTGAAGAACACCAATTCCGATGATCAGGACTGGGTGGCACGACTAAATAA aTCTACCTGGAGCCCTATCCAAACGACGCTGTTCGAGAGGGTATGCAGCATACTCGACCAGGACCAGTTGGCGCGTCTGGCCAACGACAAGCGCCAGCACGAGGTTGTCCATCGTCGTGTGAGCGTGGACAAGTCCGCATCGCGAATGCGTCGGGCTTTGGGCAGCGTTGCCTGGGATCAGCGCATCACTCAATGGCTACACACACTGCTCATGCAGTCACTGCCGCCCTCGTACATGGCCTCCTATCTGGACATGATGCAAACACTGAAAACTAAGCTGCCGACCCTGATGGACAAGCTGCTGTTCAGTCGGCCGCTCAGCAATAACCAGGAGCTGCTCGCCCCCGTCATGAAGAAGCGATGGGAGCCAACTATTCTGCCCAAGAATCGTCAATTGTCGCACAATGCCATCATGGTGGTGCTGCCAAAtatgcccagcagcagcagtgtgcCTGAGCGCATGCACAAATGGTATCGCTCGCTGGCTACCATCTGCCAGGTTGTCCAGATTACCATGCCCAATACGA ACGATCGGATTGCCAATCACAATCTGGATCAGGTGGCCGAAGTCATTGTGTGCCTCACACGTGTCCGCATAAACGAGCTGCGCACCGAGAATCCCAATCGTGGCATCATTCTTGTGGGCTTCAATGCCGGCGCATCCCTGGCCCTTCAGGTGGCCCTCTCGGAGAGCCTGGCGTGTGTCGTTTGCATGGGCTTCGCCTACAACACATTACGTGGTCCTCGTGGCTCTCCCGATGACCGCATCCTGGACATCAAGACGCCCATTCTGTTTgtgattggccagaattcggCACGGAGCAGCCAGGAGGAAATGGAGTCGCTGCGCGAGCGTATGCAATCGGAGTCCTCGCTGGTGGTCGTCGGCAGTGCGGACGATGTCCTGCGTGTGCCCAAGAGCAAGAGACGCATCGAGGGCGTCACCCAGTCGATGGTGGATGCCATGGTGGTG GACGAAATCTATGAGTTTGTGAACAGAACGCTGATGGATCCCCCGGGTCCGCGTGTACCCATGGCCCTGCACAACCAAAGCACACAGCGCGGCCAGAACAGGCTGCATCAGCAGCACGCCCTGGGCTTCGAGAAGGGAGGAGCCCAGCAGAATCGCAAGCGCAAAGGGGAGGTTGGATTGGACGAGAGCGGAATGCCGAACACCAAAAGCAAGTTTGTGCCGCACA TCCGCAGGCCGAAGGCACCGCGCCTCGTTGATCCATTTGCTCCCAAGCGAAAGG TTTTACCCCCCCCAGTTGGAAGACCTCGTACACGCCCACTGCCGAATGCAGCCACTCCAGCTGGTTCTGGCAttcaaaacaacaacaacaacaacagcaacaacagcagcaaacgTGCTCTCAGCGTAGACACATTAAATCAATCCATTGAATTCCTACTAGATGATAGCATGGACAGCGATGAtactgcatctgcatctggtGGATCTGTGGCAGGAGTGGGAGTATCTGCTGGAGTGGCTGCTGGCGCAGGCATCCCCAAGGTGACCACGTCCGTGGCAGGGGCATTTGATATGGCCTACAAATCGCAACCGACGACGGTTAACCTGGCAGCTGGCACCAAAATCAAGATGATACCCTCCAGCCAATTTGTGCAGATCAAATCCCTGACGCCGCAAAATAAACTGATCAATTATACGGTGAACAAGCCCTCCACAACGGGCACCATTGGCAGCATTGTGAAGGCTCTAGGGGGCCCTGCCTCGGGCGGGCAACAGTACTTCACTCTCAAGACGTCGACGGGACAGACAACGAAATTTGTGGCCACCCCCTcgccagcaggagcagcaggagcgacCCCGCCGCAACAAAAGTATACGGTGTTCAAGAATGCCAGCGGCATGACCATGCTGCAGTTGAACAAGAATCAGTTAACCGGTGTGGACATGTCGAGCATCATTGATATGCCAATTGTGTTTGCCGACAATGAGGGGAACATACCCGAGGGGGAGAAGGATCCGAAGATAG TGCCAGCCACACCCGGTCGCAATCCCAGCAGCAAGAGTCCAATCATCATCAGTCAGAAGATCATAAAGGAGGCCAATGTCTCCAAGACAATGCCGTCAAGCAGCACACCCGTCACCAGCAAGGTAGGCAACAATATCGTCCTCAACAAGGGAATCCAGCAGCTGTTCACCACCTCGCCGGGCGGAACCACCACCCCAattgttggccaaaacaagGTGGTCTATCTCAATCGGAATCAGATGAAGCCAATAAGCAATATAGTGACAACTGGCCAACGCGTGCCCGTACGTATTCTCAGCAGCACTCCGAAGAGTGCCACACCCAGCGGCAGCACAGGCAGTCCGCTTCTGTTGGACACCTCCTCGGGATCCCTAGTGTCCAGTGTCAAGGCGTCGCCCATGCCCTCGGGCACACTCCGCCACACGGGCATCATTAGCGTAGGCAACAAGACGTATCCACAGTTCCAGATGGTCAACAGTGGCAGCCTAGGGACGCAGCCCAAGGTCACAACAGTGGGCGCAGACGGCAAGATGTCAATTGGGAATGTGAGCATCAAGTCTGGCACAGGCATCAGGCAGGTCCCCGTTCTGATGATGGCGAACCGTGCGGCCGGATCGTCCCCAGCATCCACTACTCCTGGCGGCGCTGCCGTCCGCCGGGTCGTCAACATAGCCTCTGTCTCCAAGCTGAGTTCTGGCCAGGCCTCCGCCGATTCGAAGGTCGTCAAGCTGCAGCCACCTACAAAGCAGAATCAGAATTAA